Proteins encoded within one genomic window of Panicum virgatum strain AP13 chromosome 1N, P.virgatum_v5, whole genome shotgun sequence:
- the LOC120654953 gene encoding putative SERF-like protein — protein sequence MTRGSQRERDRERAAARKPNAKGSQDGLTPEQRRERDKKALEEKAAKKAQQAAAGAAGTSTDNKNKGGGKK from the exons ATGACTC GCGGCAGCCAGAGGGAGCGCGAccgcgagcgcgcggcggcgcggaagccCAACGCCAAGGGGTCCCAGGACGGGCTCACCCCGGAGCAGCGCCGCGAGAG GGACAAGAAAGCGCTGGAGGAGAAGGCGGCCAAGAAggcgcagcaggcggcggccggcgccgccggtacCTCCACGGACAACAAGAACAAGGGTGGCGGCAAGAAGTAG
- the LOC120654951 gene encoding FBD-associated F-box protein At5g56370-like codes for MSVPEPTERDRLSELPDDLLHRILRFLDTRQVVTELSCLSRRWRYLWATLPFITLRSGYNVSEKFGNLLLLLRDGTVPLRTFCLHSCYWKNFEYERRWLRHALTRGLCVLELNLSSRDCFQLPECVFSCTTLEEFNLLATTAMESIAPRSVCLPWLKKLHLHFVHFVDPSVAEKINSGCPALEDLSLSECFLGSFKILSDTLKILSISNCHYEEIHVSAPNLCSLRLTVFRKVHLDGMPFLVSAWVYLCDGGVQYLAQSGYDLAAALCNAQHLELFRFNLFLQDIMGSSALEGLSFCKLKSLYIGEWRVADFYGPLAYFLGHAPNLVALTLDQWKLYQIHNGNTNLEALEKEPKVELKLVSALTRDLERLLIRLSKGDDIGEFRKMRCLLKEKTKPKETEIVWF; via the exons ATGTCGGTGCCAGAGCCCACGGAGCGTGACCGACTGAGCGAGCTGCCCGATGACCTCCTGCACCGCATCCTGCGCTTCCTCGACACGCGGCAAGTCGTCACCGAACTCAGCTGCCTGTCACGACGGTGGCGGTACTTGTGGGCGACCTTGCCCTTCATCACACTGCGGTCTGGCTACAACGTCTCTGAGAAGTTCGGgaacttgctgctgctgctccgtgATGGGACCGTACCACTGCGCACGTTCTGCCTTCACAGCTGCTACTGGAAAAACTTTGAGTACGAGCGTAGGTGGCTCCGCCATGCCCTGACCCGTGGGCTCTGTGTGCTGGAATTAAATCTCAGCAGCAGGGACTGCTTCCAGCTTCCTGAATGTGTCTTCAGCTGCACAACCCTTGAGGAGTTCAACCTGTTAGCCACCACAGCTATGGAGAGTATTGCGCCCAGGTCGGTCTGTCTCCCGTGGCTGAAGAAGCTGCACCTACACTTTGTGCATTTTGTGGATCCATCCGTGGCTGAGAAGATCAACTCTGGCTGTCCAGCTCTTGAAGACTTGAGTTTGTCCGAGTGCTTTCTTGGTTCATTCAAGATATTATCTGACACACTGAAGATTCTATCCATTTCTAACTGCCATTACGAGGAGATTCATGTTTCTGCTCCCAACCTTTGTTCCCTGAGGTTAACTGTTTTCAGGAAAGTTCATCTTGATGGAATGCCATTTCTGGTGAGTGCATGGGTGTACCTTTGTGATGGAGGAGTTCAGTACCTTGCTCAGAGTGGATATGATCTCGCTGCAGCACTTTGCAATGCCCAGCATCTTGAGCTATTCAGATTTAATTTGTTTCTCCAG GATATAATGGGAAGTTCAGCTCTTGAAGGCCTATCATTTTGCAAATTGAAGAGCCTGTATATTGGAGAATGGCGGGTTGCTGACTTTTATGGTCCATTAGCTTATTTCCTTGGGCATGCTCCTAATTTGGTTGCTCTTACTCTGGACCAGTGGAAG TTGTATCAAATACATAATGGGAATACCAATCTGGAGGCCCTGGAAAAGGAACCTAAAGTTGAGCTGAAACTGGTGTCTGCTTTGACCAGAGACCTTGAGAGGCTTCTGATCAGACTCTCGAAAGGTGATGACATTGGAGAATTCCGCAAAATGAGATGCTTGTTGAAGGAGAAGACAAAGCCTAAGGAGACGGAGATAGTGTGGTTTTAG